A single Eubalaena glacialis isolate mEubGla1 chromosome 18, mEubGla1.1.hap2.+ XY, whole genome shotgun sequence DNA region contains:
- the KMT2B gene encoding histone-lysine N-methyltransferase 2B isoform X1, with protein MAAAAGGGSCPGPGSARGRFPGRPRGSGGGGGRGGRGSGAERVRVALRRGGGAAGPGGAEPGEDTALLRLLGLRRGLRRLRRLWAGPRIQRGRGRGRGRGWGWGPSRDCLLEEESSDGESDDEEFQGFHSDEDVAPSSLRSALRSQRGRAPRGRGRKHKMTPLPPPRLADVAPTPPKTPARKRGEEGTERMVQALTELLRRAQAPPAPRSRACESSTPRRSRGRPPGRSAGPCRKKQQAVVVAEAAVTIPKPEPPPPVVPVKHRTGSWKCKEGPGPGPGTPKRGGQSGRGGRGGRGRGRGGLPLVIKFVSKAKKVKMGQLSLGLESGQGQDQHEESWQDAPQGRVGSGQGEGPCWRKEQKLEEDGEEKKEEKDKEEEEEKEERAAAEEEMVLAEEKEEAKLPSPPLTPPAPPPPPSLPPRSTSPPSPLCPPPPPVSPPPPPSPPPPPAPEEQEESPPPVVPATCSRKRGRPPLTPSQRAEREAARAGPEGTSPPTPVPSTTTGGPLEDSPTVAPKSTTFLKNIRQFIMPVVSARSSRVIKTPRRFMDEDPPKPSKVEVSPTLRPPVATSPLAPQEPAPAPSPPRAPTPPPTPAPLPEKRRSILREPTFRWTSLTRELPPPPPAPPPAPPPLPAPVTPSRRPLLLRAPQFTPSEAHLKIYESVLTTPPLGAPEAPEPEPPPADDSPAEPEPRAVGRTNHLSLPRFAPVVATPVKAEVPPPGAPAPSSGQQPQAQLQQPVQALHTQLLPPALPPQQSQVQPQLQLQPLPPQQPPPLEKARTAGLGSLPLSGVEEKMFSLLKRAKVQLIKIDQQQQQKVASLMPSSPGGQMEEVVGAVKQIPDRGSVKSEDESMETKRERPSGPESPVQGPRIKHVCRHAAVALGQARAMVPEDVPRLSALPLRDRQDLATEDTSSASETESVPSRSRRGKVEPVGPGGDSEPAGSGGTLAHAPRRSLPSHHGKKMRMARCGHCRGCLRVQDCGSCVNCLDKPKFGGPNTKKQCCVYRKCDKIEARKMERLAKKGRTIVKTLLPWDSDESPEASPGPPGPRRGAGAGGPREEVVAPPGPEEQDSLLLQRKSARRCVKQRPSYDIFEDSDDSEPGGPPAPRRRTPRENELPVPEPEEQSRPRKPTLQPVLQLKARRRLDKDALAPGPFVSFPNGWTGKQKSPDGVHRVRVDFKEDCDLENVWLMGGLSVLTSVPGGPPMVCLLCASKGLHELVFCQVCCDPFHPFCLEEAERPLPQHHDTWCCRRCKFCHVCGRKGRGSKHLLECERCRHAYHPACLGPSYPTRATRKRRHWICSACVRCKSCGATPGKNWDVEWSGDYSLCPRCTQLYEKGNYCPICTRCYEDNDYESKMMQCAQCDHWVHAKCEGLSDEDYEILSGLPDSVLYTCGPCAGATHPRWREALSGALQGGLRQVLQGLLSSKVAGPLLLCTQCGQDGKQLHPGPCDLHAVSQRFEEGHYKSVHSFMEDVVGILMRHSEEGETPERRAGGQTKGLLLKLLESAFGWFDAHDPKYWRRSTRLPNGVLPNAVLPPSLDHVYAQWRQQEPETPESGQPPGDPSTAFQGKDSAAFSHLEDPRQCALCLKYGDADSKEAGRLLYIGQNEWTHVNCAIWSAEVFEENDGSLKNVHAAVARGRQMRCELCLKPGATVGCCLSSCLSNFHFMCARASYCIFQDDKKVFCQKHTDLLDGKEIVTPDGFDVLRRVYVDFEGINFKRKFLTGLEPDAINVLIGSIRIDSLGTLSDLSDCEGRLFPIGYQCSRLYWSTVDARRRCWYRCRILEYRPWGPREEPVHLEAAEENQTIVHSPAPSSEPPDHVDPPPDTDALIPRAPEHHSPVENQDPPLRPDPSSAPPPAPRSFSGARIKVPNYSPSRRPLGGVSFGPLPSPGSPSSLTHHIPTVGDPDFPAPPRRSRRPSPLASRLPPSRRASPPLRTSPQLRVPPPTSVVRALTPTSGELAPPGRAPSPPPPPEDLGPDFEDMEVVSGLSAADLDFAASLLGTEPFQEEIVAAGAVGSSHGGPGDSSEEEASPTPRYVHFPVTVVSGPALAPGALPGAPRIEQLDGVDDGTDSEAEAVQQPRGQGTPPSGPGAGRAGVIGAAGDRARPPEDLPSEIVDFVLKNLGGPGEGGAGPREEPLPPAPPLANGSQPPQGLPPSPADPTRTFAWLPGAPGVRVLSLGPAPEPPKPATSKIILVNKLGQVFVKMAGEGEPVSPPVKQPPLPPPIPPTAPASWTLPPGPLLGVLPVVGVVRPAPPPPPPPLTLVLSSGPPSPPRQAIRVKRVSTFSGRSPPAPPPSKTPRLEEDGESSEDPPQGPGLCGSGFSRVRMKTPTVRGVLDLDDPGEPTWGESPRPLQDRSPLLPLPEGGPPRAPDGPPDLLLESQWHHYSGEASSSEEEPPSPEDKENQAPKRAGPHLRFEISSEDGFSVEAESLEGAWRILIEKVQEARGHARLRHLSFSGMSGARLLGIHHDAVIFLAEQLPGAQRCQHYKFRYHQQGEGQEEPPLNPHGAARAEVYLRKCTFDMFNFLASQHRVLPEGATCDEEEDEVQLRSTRRATSLELPMAMRFRHLKKTSKEAVGVYRSAIHGRGLFCKRNIDAGEMVIEYSGIVIRSVLTDKREKFYDGKGIGCYMFRMDDFDVVDATMHGNAARFINHSCEPNCFSRVIHVEGQKHIVIFALRRILRGEELTYDYKFPIEDASNKLPCNCGAKRCRRFLN; from the exons GAGTTTCAGGGTTTTCATTCAGATGAAGATGTGGCCCCCAGTTCCCTGCGCTCTGCGCTCCGATCCCAGCGAG GTCGAGCCCCCCGAGGTCGGGGCCGCAAGCATAAGATGACCCCCCTTCCGCCTCCTCGCCTAGCAGATGTGGCTCCTACCCCCCCAAAGACTCCTGCCCGGAAACGGGGTGAGGAGGGCACAGAACGGATGGTGCAGGCACTGACTGAACTTCTCCGGCGGGCCCAGGCACCCCCAGCCCCCCGGAGCCGGGCATGTGAGTCCTCCACCCCCCGTCGGTCTCGGGGGCGGCCCCCAGGACGGTCAGCAGGCCCCTGCAGGAAGAAGCAGCAAGCAGTAGTGGTGGCAGAAGCAGCTGTGACAATCCCCAAACCTGAGCCCCCACCTCCTGTTGTTCCAGTAAAACACCGAACTGGCAGCTGGAAGTGCAAGGAGGGGCCCGGCCCAGGACCTGGGACCCCCAAGCGTGGAGGACAGTCTGGGCGAGGAGGCCGTGGAGGCAGGGGCCGAGGCCGAGGCGGGCTCCCCCTCGTGATCAAGTTTGTTTCAAAGGCCAAAAAAGTGAAGATGGGACAATTGTCCTTGGGACTTGAATCAGGTCAGGGTCAAGATCAACATGAGGAAAGCTGGCAGGATGCCCCTCAAGGAAGAGTTGGATCTGGACAGGGAGAGGGCCCCTGCTGGAGGAAGGAGCAGAAGCTGGAGGAGGAcggagaggagaagaaagaagagaaagacaaggaggaggaggaagagaaggaagagcgAGCTGCAGCCGAGGAAGAGATGGTGCTAgctgaggaaaaggaagaggcaaAGCTGCCGTCACCACCCCTGActcctccagcccctccacctcctccttccctcccaccccgctCAACATCTCCTCCATCCCCACTTTGCCCTCCACCACCCCCAGTGTCTCCTCCGCCCCCACCATCCCCTCCACCGCCTCCTGCCCCAGAGGAGCAGGAAGAATCCCCTCCTCCCGTGGTCCCAGCTACATGCTCCAGGAAGAGGGGCCGGCCTCCCCTGACTCCCAGCCAGCGGGCAGAGCGGGAAGCTGCTCGGGCAGGGCCAGAGGGCACCTCTCCTCCCACTCCAGTCCCCAGCACCACCACAGGAGGCCCTCTGGAAGACAGCCCCACTGTGGCCCCCAAAAGTACCACCTTTCTGAAGAACATCCGGCAGTTTATTATGCCTGTGGTGAGTGCCCGCTCTTCCCGTGTCATCAAGACGCCCCGGCGATTTATGGATGAAGACCCGCCCAAACCCTCAAAGGTGGAGGTCTCACCTACTCTACGGCCTCCTGTTGCCACCTCCCCACTCGCCCCCCAGGAACCAGCACCAGCCCCGTCTCCACCGCGTGCCCCAACTCCTCCACCTaccccagccccactccctgaGAAGAGACGGTCCATCCTAAGGGAACCCACATTTCGCTGGACCTCACTGACCCGGgaactgccccctcctccccctgctcctCCGCCGGCCCCACCCCCGCTTCCTGCACCCGTCACTCCATCCCGGAGGCCCCTGCTCCTTCGGGCCCCTCAGTTTACCCCAAGCGAAGCCCACCTGAAGATCTACGAATCGGTGCTTACTACTCCTCCTCTTGGGGCCCCTGAAGCCCCTGAGCCAGAGCCGCCTCCTGCCGATGACTCTCCAGCTGAGCCTGAGCCACGGGCAGTGGGCCGCACGAACCACCTCAGCTTGCCTCGATTTGCCCCTGTGGTCGCCACTCCTGTTAAGGCCGAGGTGCCGCCTCCTGGGGCTCCAGCTCCAAGCAGTGGGCAGCAGCCTCAGGCTCAGCTGCAGCAGCCCGTACAGGCCTTGCACACCCAGCTGCTGCCTCCAGCACTACCACCACAGCAGTCACAAGTACAGCCGCAGTTACAGCTGCAGCCGCTGCCACCACAGCAGCCGCCACCACTGGAAAAGGCCCGGACTGCAGGCCTGGGTTCCTTACCACTGTCTGGTGTGGAGGAGAAAATGTTCAGCCTCCTCAAGAGAGCCAAGGTGCAGCTAATCAAGAtcgaccagcagcagcagcagaaggtGGCATCTTTGATGCCG TCAAGCCCTGGAGGGCAGATGGAGGAGGTCGTGGGGGCTGTCAAGCAGATCCCAGACAGAGGTTCTGTCAAGTCTGAAGATGAATCGATGGAAACTAAGAGAGAGAGACCGTCG GGCCCCGAGTCCCCTGTGCAAGGCCCCCGCATCAAACATGTCTGCCGTCATGCTGCTGTGGCCCTGGGTCAGGCCCGGGCCATGGTACCCGAAGACGTCCCCCGCCTCAGTGCTCTCCCTCTCCGGGATCGGCAGGACCTCGCCACGGAGG ATACGTCGTCAGCATCTGAGACTGAGAGCGTCCCATCTCGGTCCCGGCGGGGCAAAGTGGAGCCAGTAGGGCCTGGGGGAGACTCAGAGCCTGCGGGGTCTGGAGGAACCCTGGCACATGCACCCCGGCGCTCACTGCCCTCCCATCACGGCAAGAAAATGCGGATGGCACGGTGTGGACACTGTCGGGGCTGCCTGCGTGTGCAGGACTGTGGGTCCTGTGTCAACTGCCTGGACAAGCCCAAGTTTGGGGGCCCCAACACCAAGAAGCAGTGCTGTGT atACCGGAAGTGTGACAAGATAGAGGCTCGGAAGATGGAACGGCTGGCCAAAAAAG GCCGGACGATAGTGAAGACGCTGTTGCCCTGGGATTCCGATGAATCTCCTGAGGCCTCCCCTGGTCCTCCAGGCCCACGCCGGGGGGCGGGAGCTGGGGGGCCCCGGGAGGAGGTGGTGGCCCCCCCGGGGCCCGAGGAGCAGGACTCCCTCCTACTGCAGCGCAAGTCAGCCCGGCGCTGCGTCAAACAGCGACCCTCCTATGATATCTTCGAGGACTCGGATGACTCAGAGCCCGGGGGTCCCCCTGCTCCTCGGCGTCGGACCCCCCGAGAGAATG AGCTGCCAGTACCAGAACCAGAGGAGCAGAGTCGGCCCCGCAAACCCACCCTGCAGCCTGTGTTGCAGCTCAAGGCCCGAAGGCGCCTGGACAAG GATGCTTTGGCCCCTGGCCCTTTTGTCTCTTTTCCCAATGGCTGGACTGGAAAACAAAAGTCCCCTGATGGCGTGCACCGGGTTCGTGTGGATTTTAAG GAGGATTGTGATCTGGAGAACGTGTGGCTGATGGGCGGCCTGAGCGTCCTCACCTCCGTGCCAGGGGGACCACCGATGGtgtgcttgctgtgtgccagcAAAGGCCTGCATGAG CTGGTGTTCTGCCAAGTCTGCTGTGACCCTTTCCATCCATTCTGCCTGGAGGAGGCCGAGCGGCCCCTGCCCCAACATCATGACACTTGGTGCTGCCGCCGCTGCAAGTTCTGCCATGTCTGTGGGCGCAAAGGCCGGGGATCCAAG CACCTCCTGGAGTGCGAGCGCTGCCGCCATGCTTACCACCCAGCCTGCCTGGGGCCCAGCTACCCAACCCGGGCCACACGCAAACGGCGCCACTGG ATCTGCTCAGCCTGCGTGCGCTGTAAGAGCTGTGGGGCGACTCCAGGCAAGAACTGGGACGTCGAGTGGTCGGGAGATTACAGCCTCTGCCCCAGGTGCACCCAGCTCTATGAGAAAG GAAACTACTGCCCGATCTGCACACGCTGCTATGAAGACAACGACTACGAGAGCAAGATGATGCAGTGCGCCCAGTGTGACCACTGGGTGCACGCGAAGTGTGAGGGGCTCTCAG ATGAAGACTATGAGATCCTTTCGGGACTGCCAGACTCGGTGCTGTATACCTGTGGGCCGTGTGCTGGGGCCACGCACCCCCGCTGGCGAGAGGCCCTGAGTGGGGCCCTGCAGGGGGGCCTGCGCCAGGTGCTCCAGGGCCTGCTGAGCTCCAAGGTGGCAGGCCCACTGCTGCTGTGCACCCAG TGTGGGCAGGATGGAAAGCAGCTGCACCCAGGGCCCTGTGATCTGCACGCTGTGAGCCAGCGCTTTGAGGAAGGCCACTACAAGTCCGTG CACAGCTTCATGGAGGATGTGGTGGGCATCCTGATGAGGCACTCGGAAGAGGGAGAGACGCCGGAGCGCCGGGCTGGAGGCCAGACGAAGGGGCTCCTACTGAAG CTGCTAGAGTCTGCGTTCGGCTGGTTCGACGCCCACGACCCCAAGTACTGGCGACGGAGTACCCGGCTGCCCAA CGGAGTCCTCCCCAATGCCGTGTTGCCCCCTTCCCTGGACCATGTCTACGCTCAGTGGAGGCAGCAGGAACCAGAGACCCCAGAATCAGGGCAGCCTCCAGGGGATCCCTCAACAG CTTTCCAGGGCAAGGATTCAGCTGCTTTCTCACACCTGGAGGACCCCCGTCAGTGTGCGCTGTGCCTCAAATATGGGGATGCAGACTCTAAG gaGGCGGGGCGGCTTCTGTACATCGGGCAGAATGAGTGGACACACGTCAACTGTGCCATCTGGTCAGCCGAAGTGTTCGAAGAAAACGACGGCTCCCTCAAGAACGTGCACGCTGCTGTGGCTCGAGGGAGGCAGATG CGCTGTGAGCTCTGCCTGAAGCCTGGAGCCACGGTGGGCTGCTGCCTTTCCTCCTGCCTCAGCAACTTCCACTTCATGTGTGCCCGGGCCAGCTACTGCATCTTCCAGGATGACAAGAAAGTTTTCTGCCAGAAACATACAGACCTGCTGGATGGCAAG gagaTCGTGACCCCTGACGGTTTTGATGTTCTGCGCCGAGTCTATGTGGACTTTGAGGGTATCAACTTCAAGCGAAAGTTCTTGACGGGGCTTGAACCTGATGCCATCAATGTGCTCATTG GCTCCATCCGAATCGACTCCTTGGGCACTCTGTCTGACCTCTCAGACTGCGAGGGACGGCTCTTCCCCATTGGCTACCA GTGCTCCCGTCTATACTGGAGCACGGTAGATGCTCGGCGGCGCTGCTGGTATCGGTGTCGAATTCTGGAGTATCGGCCATGGGGGCCGAGGGAAGAGCCGGTTCACCTGGAGGCGGCAGAGGAGAACCAGACCATTGTGCACAGCCCCGCCCCTTCCTCAG AGCCCCCAGATCATGTGGACCCCCCACCAGATACAGATGCCCTTATCCCTAGAGCTCCTGAGCACCACTCACCCGTTGAGAACCAGGACCCCCCACTTCGGCCGGATCCAAGCAgcgcccctcctccagccccccgCTCCTTCTCGGGGGCTCGAATCAAAGTGCCCAACTACTCACCATCCCGGAGGCCCTTGGGGGGTGTCTCCTTTGGACCTCTGCCCTCCCCTG GAAGTCCATCTTCTCTGACCCACCACATCCCTACGGTGGGAGACCCGGACTTCCCAGCTCCCCCCAGACGCTCCCGTCGTCCCAGCCCCCTGGCTTCCAGGCTGCCACCATCGCGGCGGGCCTCTCCCCCTCTCAGAACCTCTCCTCAGCTCAGGGTGCCCCCTCCTACCTCAGTCGTTAGAGCCCTCACACCTACCTCAGGGGAGCTGGCTCCCCCTGGCCGGGCCCCATCTCCTCCACCACCCCCTGAAGACCTGGGCCCAGACTTTGAGGACATGGAGGTGGTGTCAGGACTGAGTGCTGCTGACCTGGACTTTGCGGCCAGCCTGCTGGGGACTGAGCCCTTCCAGGAAGAGATTGTGGCTGCAGGGGCAGTGGGGAGCAGCCACGGGGGCCCAGGGGACAGCTCGGAGGAGGAGGCCAGCCCCACCCCCCGCTACGTCCACTTCCCTGTGACTGTGGTGTCTGGCCCTGCCCTGGCCCCTGGAGCCCTCCCTGGAGCCCCCCGCATTGAACAGCTGGACGGAGTGGATGATGGCACCGACAGCGAGGCCGAGGCAGTCCAGCAGCCTCGGGGCCAGGGGACTCCACCTTCAGGGCCAGGAGCAGGCCGGGCTGGGGTCATTGGGGCTGCAGGGGACAGGGCTCGACCTCCCGAGGACTTGCCGTCAGAAATCGTGGATTTTGtgttgaagaacctaggggggcctggggaggggggcgcTGGGCCTAGAGAGGAGCCACTCCCCCCAGCACCTCCCTTGGCCAATGGCAGCCAGCCCCCTCAGGGCCTGCCCCCTAGCCCAGCTGACCCCACCCGGACGTTTGCCTGGCTCCCTGGGGCCCCAGGGGTCCGGGTATTGAGCCTGGGCCCTGCCCCCGAGCCCCCCAAACCTGCCACATCCAAGATCATCCTTGTCAACAAGCTGGGGCAAGTGTTCGTAAAGATGGCAGGGGAGGGTGAACCTGTCTCACCCCCAGTGAAGCAAccacctctgccccctcccatcccccccacgGCCCCTGCTTCCTGGACTCTGCCCCCAGGACCCCTGCTGGGTGTGTTGCCAGTAGTAGGGGTGGtccgccctgcccctcccccacccccccctccaCTGACGCTGGTGTTGAGCAGTGGGCCCCCCAGCCCGCCCCGCCAGGCCATCCGCGTCAAAAGGGTGTCCACCTTCTCTGGCCGTTCCCCACCAGCACCTCCCCCAAGCAAAACTCCCCGGCTGGAGGAAGATGGAGAGTCCTCGGAGGACCCCCCCCAGGGTCCAGGGCTTTGTGGCAGCGG GTTTAGCCGAGTGAGGATGAAAACGCCCACTGTGCGTGGAGTTCTCGACCTGGATGATCCTGGGGAGCCCACTTGGGGGGAAAGCCCGAG GCCCCTCCAGGACCGGTCCCCTCTGCTGCCACTTCCAGAAGGTGGTCCTCCCCGGGCCCCCGATGGTCCCCCTGACCTGCTGCTTGAGTCCCAGTGGCACCACTACTCAG GTGAGGCTTCAAGCTCTGAGGAAGAGCCTCCATCCCCAGAGGACAAAGAGAACCAGGCCCCTAAACGGGCTGGCCCACACCTGCGTTTCGAGATCAGCAGTGAGGATGGCTTCAGCGTGGAGGCCGAGAGCTTGGAGG ggGCATGGAGAATTCTGATTGAGAAGGTGCAAGAGGCCCGAGGGCATGCCCGGCTCAGACATCTCTCCTTTAGTG GAATGAGTGGGGCAAGGCTCCTGGGCATCCACCACGATGCTGTCATCTTCCTGGCAGAGCAACTGCCCGGAGCTCAGCGCTGCCAGCACTATAAATTCCGCTACCACCAGCAGGGAGAGGGCCAGGAGGAGCCACCCCTGAATCCCCATGGGGCAGCCCGTGCTGAGGTCTATCTCCG GAAGTGCACCTTTGACATGTTCAACTTCCTGGCCTCCCAGCACCGGGTGCTCCCTGAGGGAGCCACCTGTGACGAGGAAGAGGATGAGGTGCAGCTCAGGTCAACCAG ACGCGCCACCAGTCTGGAGCTGCCCATGGCCATGCGCTTTCGCCACCTCAAGAAGACATCCAAAGAGGCTGTGGGTGTCTACAG ATCTGCCATCCACGGGCGGGGCCTGTTCTGTAAACGCAACATCGACGCCGGCGAGATGGTCATTGAGTACTCTGGTATTGTCATTCGCTCTGTGCTGACTGACAAGCGGGAGAAGTTCTATGATGGGAAG GGCATTGGGTGCTACATGTTCCGCATGGATGACTTTGACGTGGTGGATGCCACCATGCATGGCAATGCTGCCCGCTTCATCAACCACTCGTGTGAGCCCAACTGCTTCTCTCGAGTCATCCACGTGGAGGGCCAGAAGCACATCGTCATCTTCGCCCTGCGCCGCATCCTGCGTGGCGAGGAGCTCACCTATGACTACAAGTTCCCCATTGAGGATGCCAGCAACAAGCTGCCCTGCAACTGTGGCGCCAAGCGCTGCCGTCGGTTCCTTAACTGA